In Candidatus Poribacteria bacterium, a single genomic region encodes these proteins:
- a CDS encoding ABC transporter substrate-binding protein, producing MRGHLVKRTTPTCQIALLVSLFLIAGVGCRGKTDKPKSAPAQVLVFGRGADSVGLDAAHEEDGESFKVAELIFDTLVQYQQASTDIEPGLATEWESSPDGLVWTFHLREGVLFHDGTPVDAEAVVFSFERQYDPAHPYHNVGGPYLYWTALGLDEIIGKVSALDSKTVEVRLNRAYAPLLSALAVPAFSVVSPTALRQWGADFKSHPVGSGPFKFVEWRRDDRLVLERNDDYWGGKSALDQIVFRSIPDNAARLIEIEQGTIHVLEYPDPENLEAIRSNPDLVLMEQPGMTVGYIALNNDHAPFNDPRVRRAINHAVNKTAIVEKLFSGLAVPAKNPFPPTVWGYNDSIQGYEYSPEKARALLKEALPKGMDRELTFYALSAPRPYFLNPSQVALAVQSDLQAVGIRTRIETYEWGTHLEKVKNGDHDLAMLGWIADYADPDNFLYFNLDKSNAKPPAGNIAFYRNDRVHELLVNAQIESNHERRVALYGEVQQIVHDDAPWLPIAHAQNVVVTRRNVSGLVLNPTSWRHLWRVSLAP from the coding sequence ATGAGAGGACACCTCGTGAAAAGAACCACTCCCACCTGTCAGATCGCTCTGCTGGTATCCCTCTTCCTGATCGCGGGCGTCGGTTGCCGGGGCAAGACCGACAAGCCCAAGAGCGCCCCGGCGCAAGTGCTCGTGTTCGGTCGAGGCGCCGATTCGGTGGGACTCGACGCGGCACATGAGGAAGACGGCGAGTCGTTCAAGGTCGCCGAGCTCATCTTCGATACGCTCGTGCAGTATCAGCAAGCATCGACGGACATCGAGCCGGGGCTGGCAACGGAATGGGAGTCCTCGCCGGACGGACTCGTCTGGACGTTCCACCTGCGCGAGGGCGTCCTCTTCCACGATGGCACTCCCGTCGACGCCGAGGCGGTCGTCTTCTCGTTCGAGCGCCAGTACGATCCCGCGCATCCGTACCACAACGTCGGCGGGCCCTACCTGTACTGGACGGCTCTCGGACTCGACGAGATCATCGGGAAGGTGTCCGCTCTCGATTCGAAGACCGTCGAGGTTCGACTCAATCGCGCCTACGCACCGCTGCTGAGCGCCCTCGCCGTTCCCGCGTTCTCGGTCGTCAGTCCAACGGCGTTGCGTCAGTGGGGAGCCGACTTCAAGTCGCATCCGGTCGGATCGGGTCCCTTCAAGTTCGTCGAGTGGCGGCGCGACGACCGGCTCGTGCTGGAACGCAACGACGACTACTGGGGCGGCAAGTCGGCGCTCGACCAGATCGTCTTCCGCTCCATTCCCGACAACGCGGCGCGGCTCATCGAGATCGAGCAAGGAACCATCCACGTCCTCGAATACCCCGACCCGGAGAACCTGGAAGCCATCCGCTCGAACCCCGACCTCGTTCTGATGGAACAGCCCGGCATGACGGTCGGCTACATCGCCCTGAACAACGACCACGCCCCGTTCAACGACCCGCGCGTGCGCCGGGCGATCAACCACGCCGTCAACAAGACCGCCATCGTCGAGAAGCTCTTCAGCGGGCTGGCGGTTCCCGCCAAGAATCCGTTCCCGCCGACCGTCTGGGGCTACAACGACTCGATCCAGGGCTACGAGTACTCGCCGGAAAAGGCGCGCGCGCTGCTCAAAGAGGCGCTGCCGAAGGGCATGGATCGCGAGCTGACGTTCTACGCGCTGTCGGCTCCACGCCCGTATTTCCTGAACCCGTCGCAGGTGGCGCTCGCGGTTCAGTCCGATCTCCAGGCGGTCGGCATCCGCACGCGCATCGAGACGTACGAGTGGGGAACGCACCTGGAGAAGGTGAAGAACGGCGACCACGACCTGGCGATGCTCGGATGGATCGCCGACTACGCCGACCCCGACAACTTCCTCTACTTCAACCTCGACAAGTCGAACGCGAAGCCCCCGGCTGGCAACATCGCGTTCTACCGCAACGACCGCGTCCACGAGCTCCTGGTTAACGCCCAGATCGAGTCGAACCACGAACGGCGCGTCGCGCTCTACGGCGAGGTCCAGCAGATCGTCCACGACGACGCCCCTTGGCTCCCGATCGCGCACGCGCAGAACGTTGTCGTCACGCGACGCAACGTGAGCGGGCTCGTCCTGAACCCGACGTCATGGCGTCATCTGTGGCGCGTGAGCCTGGCTCCCTGA
- a CDS encoding sugar phosphate isomerase/epimerase → MRPDPTHRWRADVKLAICNELFEGWTTRDVFAYAANAGYDGVELAPFTLAESAFDIDGARREAIRREAEDIGVAIVGLHWLFVSPKGLSLNGPDAALRTRTRDHLMELTRLCADLGGELMVIGSPQQRNVVEGVTREQAFEYARATFRECSELAGEMDVMLCLEPLTRQSTNFITNPSEAAGLIEAVNHPNFQMIVDVYSSSRENLDIPGEIRKHASRVRHIHANDDNGYAPGSGGVDYAPIVAALREIDYGGYLSVEVFDFKPDPKTIADRSVRFLRTHVPAMT, encoded by the coding sequence ATTCGACCCGATCCGACGCACCGTTGGAGGGCAGACGTGAAACTGGCGATCTGCAACGAGCTCTTTGAAGGCTGGACGACGCGCGATGTGTTCGCTTATGCCGCCAATGCCGGATACGACGGTGTCGAGCTGGCTCCCTTCACGCTCGCCGAGAGCGCATTCGACATCGATGGAGCCCGCCGCGAAGCAATTCGCCGGGAAGCCGAAGACATCGGCGTCGCCATCGTGGGGCTCCACTGGCTCTTCGTATCGCCGAAGGGGCTCTCCCTGAACGGTCCCGACGCCGCGCTCCGCACCCGGACGCGCGATCATCTCATGGAACTGACACGACTCTGCGCCGACCTCGGCGGGGAGCTCATGGTGATCGGCTCGCCGCAGCAGCGGAACGTCGTCGAGGGCGTGACGCGCGAGCAGGCGTTCGAGTACGCGCGGGCGACCTTCCGGGAGTGCTCGGAGCTCGCTGGCGAAATGGATGTGATGCTCTGTCTGGAACCGTTGACGCGGCAATCGACGAACTTCATCACGAACCCGTCGGAAGCCGCCGGTCTCATCGAGGCGGTAAACCACCCCAACTTCCAGATGATCGTCGATGTGTATAGCTCGTCGCGTGAGAACCTGGACATCCCCGGCGAGATTCGGAAACACGCGTCGCGCGTGCGGCACATCCACGCCAACGACGACAACGGCTACGCGCCCGGCTCCGGCGGCGTAGATTACGCGCCGATTGTCGCCGCCTTGCGCGAGATCGACTACGGCGGCTATCTGTCCGTCGAGGTCTTCGACTTCAAGCCCGATCCCAAGACCATTGCGGATCGGAGCGTCCGGTTCCTGAGAACGCACGTACCGGCGATGACCTGA
- a CDS encoding DUF1080 domain-containing protein produces the protein MNSLTAAEQRDGWRLLFDGKSLDGWDATGSLEGWTVDGDAIACTVNRGGYLYTQDTFEDFELRISFRIASQCNSGIFFRWSDLSDPVNTGYEIQVLDTFGPDRTGVHDCGAIYELVPPSKQTMKPAGEWNDVVLKCEGPHISVSMNGEEICTMNSDLWDTPHQNPDGTKTKFNYAWKDLPRRGHIGLQDHGGKVWYRDVKVREL, from the coding sequence ATGAACTCGCTCACGGCGGCGGAGCAGCGCGACGGATGGCGGCTGCTGTTCGACGGCAAGTCGCTCGACGGCTGGGATGCGACCGGCAGCCTCGAAGGCTGGACGGTGGACGGCGACGCCATCGCGTGCACGGTCAACCGAGGCGGCTACCTCTACACGCAGGACACGTTCGAGGACTTCGAGCTCCGCATCTCCTTCCGCATCGCGTCTCAGTGCAACAGCGGCATCTTCTTCCGCTGGTCCGACCTCTCCGATCCGGTGAACACGGGGTATGAGATTCAGGTTCTCGACACGTTCGGACCCGACCGGACGGGCGTCCACGACTGCGGAGCCATCTACGAGCTTGTCCCGCCGAGCAAGCAGACGATGAAGCCCGCTGGCGAGTGGAACGACGTCGTCCTCAAGTGCGAAGGTCCCCACATCAGCGTCTCGATGAACGGCGAAGAGATCTGCACGATGAACTCGGACCTGTGGGACACACCGCACCAGAACCCCGACGGAACCAAGACGAAGTTCAACTACGCCTGGAAGGACCTGCCGCGCCGAGGTCACATCGGCTTGCAGGACCACGGCGGCAAGGTGTGGTACCGCGACGTGAAGGTTCGCGAGCTCTGA